The Stratiformator vulcanicus genome has a segment encoding these proteins:
- the csrA gene encoding carbon storage regulator CsrA, with translation MLVLSRLRDESIMIGDSIRITIVDVRGDKVRIGIEAPGEISVHREEVYLAIKQEEAQELTTA, from the coding sequence ATGCTTGTTCTTTCTCGACTGCGTGATGAGTCGATCATGATCGGCGACTCGATCCGCATCACCATCGTCGATGTCCGTGGCGACAAAGTTCGTATCGGAATCGAAGCCCCCGGCGAAATTTCTGTTCATCGCGAAGAAGTCTATCTGGCGATTAAACAGGAGGAGGCCCAGGAGCTGACGACCGCGTAA